Proteins encoded together in one Pseudoroseomonas cervicalis window:
- a CDS encoding ATPase domain-containing protein — translation MPASTATPAAPPERADRISTGIQGLDDVLSGGLAPNRLYLVEGMPGSGKTTLALQFLLAGRDAGERCLYVTLSETQEELDAVVASHGLSLERVDVFELGSADTPFSADREMTLLHPWEVELGETVKVITDQIERINPTRVVFDSLSEMRLLAQDPLRYRRQILALKQFFAGRRATVLLLDDQTGGGGQQDLQLHSICHGVVTLERLTLDFGPARRRLQVQKMRGSEFRAGYHDLVINRGGLEVFPRLVAAEHHAPFAGEPVPSGLAELDALLGGGPLRGTCTLVTGPAGAGKTTIALQYIAAAGARGERSVLYQFDERIGTLMTRAAKQGIDLQALIDDGLLLLRQIDPAEVSPGQFSAMLRHEVERGQVRLVVIDSLSGYEAAMPQEKQLILQMHEMLSYLNQQGVATLLISAQQGLVGSMHSTLSISYIADAVLLLRFFEAEGQVRKALAVLKNRGGAHETTIRELRIDGSGLRIGGPLAAFQGVLTGTPSYVGHTAPLLADRPQGE, via the coding sequence ATGCCTGCCAGCACAGCCACCCCCGCCGCCCCGCCGGAGCGTGCTGACCGCATCAGCACCGGCATCCAGGGGTTGGACGACGTGCTGTCGGGCGGGCTGGCGCCGAACCGCCTCTACCTGGTCGAGGGCATGCCGGGCTCCGGCAAGACGACGCTGGCGCTGCAATTCCTGCTGGCCGGGCGCGATGCCGGGGAGCGCTGCCTCTACGTCACCCTCTCCGAGACGCAGGAGGAGCTGGACGCGGTGGTGGCCTCGCACGGGCTGTCGCTGGAGCGGGTCGACGTGTTCGAGCTGGGCTCGGCCGACACCCCCTTCAGCGCCGATCGCGAGATGACGCTGCTGCACCCCTGGGAGGTCGAGCTCGGCGAGACCGTCAAGGTCATCACCGACCAGATCGAGCGCATCAACCCGACCCGCGTGGTGTTCGACAGCCTGTCCGAGATGCGGCTGCTGGCGCAGGACCCGCTGCGCTACCGCCGGCAGATCCTGGCGCTGAAGCAGTTCTTCGCCGGGCGCCGCGCCACCGTGCTGCTGCTGGACGACCAGACCGGCGGCGGCGGGCAGCAGGACCTGCAGCTGCACAGCATCTGCCATGGCGTGGTGACGCTGGAGCGGCTGACGCTGGATTTCGGCCCCGCAAGGCGCCGGCTGCAGGTGCAGAAGATGCGCGGCAGCGAGTTCCGCGCCGGCTATCACGACCTGGTCATCAACCGCGGCGGGCTGGAGGTCTTCCCCCGCCTGGTCGCGGCCGAGCACCACGCGCCCTTCGCCGGCGAGCCGGTGCCGAGCGGCCTGGCCGAGCTGGACGCGCTGCTGGGCGGCGGGCCGCTGCGCGGCACCTGCACCCTGGTCACCGGCCCGGCCGGCGCCGGCAAGACCACCATCGCGCTGCAATACATCGCCGCCGCCGGGGCGCGCGGCGAGCGCAGCGTGCTCTACCAGTTCGACGAGCGCATCGGCACGCTGATGACCCGCGCCGCCAAGCAGGGCATCGATTTGCAGGCGCTGATCGATGACGGGCTGCTGCTGCTGCGGCAGATCGACCCGGCCGAGGTCTCGCCCGGCCAGTTCTCCGCCATGCTGCGCCACGAGGTGGAGCGCGGGCAGGTCCGGCTGGTGGTGATCGATTCGCTCAGCGGCTACGAGGCGGCGATGCCGCAGGAGAAGCAGCTGATCCTGCAGATGCACGAGATGCTGTCCTACCTGAACCAGCAGGGCGTGGCCACGCTGCTGATCAGCGCCCAGCAGGGGCTGGTGGGCAGCATGCACTCCACCCTCAGCATCAGCTACATCGCCGACGCCGTGCTGCTGCTGCGCTTCTTCGAGGCCGAGGGCCAGGTGCGCAAGGCGCTGGCGGTGCTGAAGAACCGCGGCGGCGCGCATGAGACGACGATCCGCGAGCTGCGCATCGACGGCAGCGGGCTGCGCATCGGCGGGCCGCTGGCCGCCTTCCAGGGCGTGCTGACCGGCACGCCGAGCTATGTCGGCCATACGGCCCCCCTGCTGGCGGACCGCCCCCAGGGTGAGTGA
- a CDS encoding ATP-binding protein has protein sequence MSEAAMPGGALAGPAPIEAPAPPAAGPVLILTPTGRDAEGAARLLGSEGIDSAIHPSLDSLQQAVGESTGLVLLADEALFRADLAALAARVARQPPWSDLPFIVLTQSGIAARRQMAEMNLPGRLGNVLFLERPLNALALVSAVKSALRARQRQRQLRAHIEEQAARAARANAELEARVRERTAALETAEAERRQIASALAQAQKMEAVGQLTGGLAHDFNNMLASISGSLELMQIRLEQGRIDQLGRYIGMAQQGAERAAALTHRLLAFSRRQTLDAKATQVNALVEGMLNLVRTTLGPEIAVEVRQAPGLWLTLCDPHQLENALLNLCINARDAMAGGGRLVIETANLRLDAREAGALGEARPGEYVTLSVTDTGSGMSPEVLSRAFDPFFTTKPLGQGTGLGLSMIYGFVQQSGGHVQISSEPGRGTTVRLALPRHQGPEELEPEAEMAQGADPADTQKVILVVDDEPSVRLLVTELLQDLGHVTLEAASGREGLQRLRAAPRIDLLVTDVGMPGGMNGRQLADAARDHLPELRVLFVTGYAEAALASNGILPAGMQVLVKPFAMGELTRRIQELLAP, from the coding sequence GTGAGTGAGGCGGCGATGCCGGGCGGCGCGCTGGCCGGCCCGGCCCCGATCGAGGCGCCCGCCCCGCCGGCGGCCGGGCCGGTGCTGATCCTGACGCCGACCGGGCGGGATGCCGAGGGCGCCGCCCGGCTGCTCGGCAGCGAGGGCATCGACAGCGCCATCCACCCCTCGCTGGACAGCCTGCAGCAGGCGGTGGGCGAGAGCACCGGCCTGGTGCTGCTGGCCGATGAGGCGCTGTTCCGCGCCGATCTCGCGGCGCTGGCCGCGCGGGTGGCGCGGCAGCCGCCCTGGTCCGACCTGCCCTTCATCGTGCTGACCCAGTCGGGCATCGCGGCGCGGCGGCAGATGGCGGAGATGAACCTGCCCGGCCGGCTGGGCAATGTGCTGTTCCTGGAGCGGCCGCTGAACGCGCTGGCCCTGGTCAGCGCGGTGAAATCGGCGCTGCGGGCGCGCCAGCGCCAGCGCCAGCTGCGCGCCCATATCGAGGAGCAGGCGGCGCGCGCCGCCCGCGCCAATGCCGAGCTGGAGGCGCGGGTGCGCGAGCGCACCGCCGCGCTGGAGACGGCCGAGGCCGAGCGGCGGCAGATCGCCAGCGCCCTGGCCCAGGCGCAGAAGATGGAGGCGGTGGGCCAGCTCACCGGCGGCCTGGCGCATGATTTCAACAACATGCTGGCCAGCATCTCGGGCAGCCTGGAGCTGATGCAGATCCGCCTCGAGCAGGGGCGGATCGACCAGCTCGGCCGCTATATCGGCATGGCGCAGCAGGGGGCGGAGCGCGCCGCGGCGCTGACCCACCGGCTGCTGGCCTTCTCCCGCCGGCAGACGCTGGATGCCAAGGCGACGCAGGTCAATGCGCTGGTGGAGGGCATGCTGAACCTGGTGCGCACCACCCTCGGGCCGGAGATCGCGGTCGAGGTGCGGCAGGCGCCGGGGCTGTGGCTGACGCTGTGCGACCCGCACCAGCTGGAGAACGCGCTGCTGAACCTCTGCATCAATGCCCGCGACGCCATGGCGGGCGGCGGGCGGCTGGTGATCGAGACCGCCAATCTGCGGCTGGACGCGCGCGAGGCCGGCGCGCTGGGCGAGGCGCGGCCGGGCGAGTATGTCACCCTCTCGGTCACCGACACCGGCAGCGGCATGTCGCCCGAGGTGCTGTCGCGCGCCTTCGATCCCTTCTTCACCACCAAGCCGCTGGGCCAGGGCACCGGGCTCGGCCTGTCGATGATCTATGGCTTCGTGCAGCAATCCGGCGGCCATGTGCAGATCAGCAGCGAGCCGGGGCGCGGCACCACGGTGCGGCTGGCCCTGCCGCGCCACCAGGGGCCGGAGGAGCTGGAGCCGGAGGCCGAGATGGCGCAGGGCGCCGACCCGGCCGACACGCAGAAGGTGATCCTGGTCGTCGATGACGAGCCCTCGGTGCGGCTGCTGGTGACCGAGCTGCTGCAGGATCTCGGCCATGTCACGCTGGAGGCGGCGAGCGGCCGCGAGGGGCTGCAGCGGCTGCGCGCCGCGCCGCGCATCGACCTGCTGGTGACCGATGTCGGCATGCCGGGCGGCATGAATGGCCGGCAGCTGGCCGATGCGGCGCGCGACCACCTGCCGGAGCTGCGGGTGCTGTTCGTCACCGGCTATGCCGAGGCGGCGCTGGCCAGCAACGGCATCCTGCCCGCCGGCATGCAGGTGCTGGTGAAGCCCTTCGCCATGGGCGAGCTGACGCGCCGCATCCAGGAGCTGCTGGCGCCCTGA
- a CDS encoding calcium-binding protein, protein MPVPTRFTPRLLALIEGTEAGEQLLGTEGDDDIRGGGGNDRLYGRGGDDRLEGGSGDDYLSGGAGNDTLIGGTGNDIYLVDSAGDRVVEAAGEGIDTVQSSVSYDIGGSFIENLSLTGEAGIQGTGNSLANRLVGNRGDNLLLGLGGHDILDGGAGHDTLLGDEGNDTLYGGSGQDNLQGGEGNDVLDGGTGNDLMQGGAGNDTYFVDSLGDRVIEGGSQGRDHVISSISFSLAGRFIEDLTLTGNGPGTGNSLANVIRHLGQGLSFLDGLGGNDQLYGGDGGGRLDGGSGADLMVGGAGNDVYIVDHAGDRVLEGDHPSHDLVEASVSFSLRGQFLDDLTLTGLGNIDGTGNSLANVLTGNDGNNRLDGLAGPDTLFGGAGDDVLNGGDENDMLFGGDGNDVLDGGGSGNERLDGGAGDDVLIGRGWGGSLTGGDGVDRFMLYRGDYRIGDFAPGEDYILLSAGVFGNGLQTGMDLDEAGFTVARAEAAPESGPCFLVTTQPFGLLRLSFRPAEGVERQIAILDPPRPGAYDLPLLEDFIIIA, encoded by the coding sequence ATGCCGGTTCCGACCCGCTTCACCCCCCGCCTGCTGGCCCTGATCGAGGGCACCGAGGCGGGCGAACAGCTCCTCGGCACCGAGGGGGATGACGACATTCGCGGCGGCGGCGGCAATGACCGTCTGTACGGCCGCGGTGGCGATGACCGGCTGGAGGGCGGGTCGGGCGACGATTATCTCAGCGGCGGCGCCGGCAATGACACGCTGATCGGCGGCACCGGCAACGACATCTACCTGGTCGACAGCGCCGGCGACCGGGTGGTGGAGGCCGCCGGCGAAGGCATCGACACGGTGCAGAGCAGCGTCAGCTACGATATCGGCGGCAGCTTCATCGAGAACCTGTCGCTCACCGGCGAGGCCGGCATCCAGGGCACCGGCAATTCCCTGGCCAACCGGCTGGTCGGCAACCGCGGCGACAATCTGCTCCTTGGCCTCGGCGGCCACGACATCCTCGATGGCGGCGCCGGCCATGACACGCTGCTGGGGGATGAGGGCAATGACACGCTGTATGGCGGCAGCGGCCAGGACAACCTCCAGGGCGGCGAGGGCAATGACGTGCTGGATGGCGGCACCGGCAACGACCTCATGCAGGGCGGCGCCGGCAACGACACCTACTTTGTCGACAGCCTTGGCGACCGGGTGATCGAGGGCGGCAGCCAGGGCCGCGACCATGTCATCTCCAGCATCAGCTTCTCCCTGGCCGGGCGGTTCATCGAGGATCTGACGCTGACCGGCAATGGCCCCGGCACCGGCAATTCCCTGGCCAATGTCATCCGCCATCTGGGCCAGGGGCTGTCCTTCCTGGACGGTCTGGGCGGCAATGACCAGCTCTATGGCGGCGATGGGGGTGGCCGGCTGGATGGCGGCAGCGGTGCCGACCTGATGGTGGGCGGCGCCGGCAACGACGTCTACATCGTCGACCATGCCGGCGACCGCGTCCTCGAAGGCGATCACCCGAGCCATGACCTTGTGGAGGCCAGCGTCAGCTTCAGCCTGCGCGGCCAGTTCCTGGATGATCTGACGCTGACCGGTCTGGGCAACATCGACGGCACCGGCAACAGCCTGGCCAATGTGCTGACCGGCAATGACGGCAACAACCGGCTGGACGGGCTCGCCGGCCCCGACACGCTGTTCGGCGGTGCGGGCGACGATGTGCTGAATGGCGGCGACGAAAACGACATGCTGTTCGGCGGCGACGGCAATGACGTGCTGGATGGCGGCGGCAGCGGCAATGAGCGTCTGGATGGCGGCGCGGGCGACGATGTCCTGATCGGCCGCGGCTGGGGGGGCAGCCTGACCGGCGGCGACGGGGTCGACCGCTTCATGCTGTACAGGGGCGATTACCGCATCGGCGATTTCGCCCCGGGCGAGGATTACATCCTGCTCTCGGCCGGCGTCTTCGGGAATGGGCTGCAGACCGGGATGGATCTGGACGAGGCCGGCTTCACCGTCGCCCGCGCCGAGGCGGCGCCGGAATCCGGCCCCTGCTTCCTGGTCACGACGCAGCCATTCGGCTTGCTGCGGTTGAGCTTCCGCCCGGCCGAGGGGGTCGAGCGGCAGATCGCCATCCTGGACCCGCCGCGGCCCGGCGCCTACGACCTGCCGCTGCTCGAGGATTTCATCATCATCGCCTGA
- a CDS encoding calcium-binding protein, with protein sequence MPAPTRFTPRLLALIEGTEAGEQLIGTEGDDDIRGRGGHDQLFGRGGDDRLEGGAGDDYLSGGTGNDTLVGGTGNDIYLVDSAGDRVVEAAGEGIDTVQSSVSYSIGGSFIEKLTLTGNAGIQGTGNSLANQLLGNRGANLLRGLGGHDVIDGGAGNDTLHGDEGNDRLYGGSDDDALYGGAGNDILLGGAGRDILQGGTGHDDLQGGTGDDTLQGEDGDDTLQGGDGNDTLQGGDGNDVLQGGDGNDTLQGGAGDDILQGGYGNNVLQGGAGNDTYYVSRLSERLIEAGNQGRDHVISGVDFSLAGQFIEDLTLTGGSQGTGNSLANVIRYQGTAWRYTLSGEGGNDQLYSGGDGIGVLDGGAGADLMVGGRGDDFYVVDNVGDRVIEGDYFSLHDTVQTSISFNLRGQFIDVLHLTGSDDIDGIGNSIDNSITGNEGNNRLEGLGGQDVLEGRAGDDVLEGGAGNDLLDGGDGNDVLDGGSGQNQLLGGEGEDTLIGREGSGVLMGGAGIDRFMLYGGNYRIDFTLGEDHILLSAAAFGGGLQEGMDLDAAGFSVVTPDAAPDSGPCFIVAPDPMSGSRTLSFRSADGTERHIATMGLPWTGIDSLPLLEDFIIIA encoded by the coding sequence ATGCCGGCCCCGACCCGCTTCACCCCCCGCCTGCTGGCCCTGATCGAGGGCACCGAGGCGGGCGAGCAGCTCATCGGCACCGAGGGGGATGACGACATCCGCGGCAGGGGCGGCCATGACCAGCTGTTCGGCCGCGGCGGCGATGACCGGCTGGAGGGCGGTGCGGGCGATGACTACCTCAGCGGCGGCACCGGCAACGACACGCTGGTCGGCGGCACCGGCAACGACATCTACCTGGTCGACAGTGCCGGCGACCGGGTGGTCGAGGCCGCCGGCGAAGGCATCGACACGGTGCAGAGCAGCGTCAGCTACAGCATCGGCGGCAGCTTCATCGAGAAGCTGACGCTGACCGGGAATGCGGGCATCCAGGGCACCGGCAATTCCCTCGCCAACCAGCTGCTGGGCAATCGCGGCGCCAATCTGCTGCGCGGCCTCGGCGGCCATGACGTCATCGATGGTGGCGCCGGCAACGACACGCTGCATGGCGATGAGGGCAATGACCGGCTCTATGGCGGCAGCGACGACGACGCCCTGTATGGTGGTGCCGGCAACGACATCCTCCTGGGCGGCGCCGGCCGTGACATCCTGCAAGGCGGCACCGGCCATGACGACCTGCAAGGCGGTACAGGCGACGACACCCTGCAGGGGGAGGATGGCGACGACACGCTGCAGGGCGGCGACGGCAACGACACGCTGCAAGGCGGCGACGGCAATGATGTCCTGCAAGGCGGCGACGGCAACGACACGCTGCAGGGAGGTGCCGGCGACGACATTCTGCAAGGCGGCTATGGCAATAACGTCCTGCAGGGTGGTGCCGGCAACGACACCTACTATGTCAGCCGCCTCAGCGAGCGCCTGATCGAGGCCGGCAACCAGGGCCGGGACCATGTCATTTCCGGCGTCGACTTCTCCCTGGCGGGGCAGTTCATCGAGGATCTGACGCTGACCGGCGGCAGCCAGGGCACCGGCAACTCCCTGGCCAATGTCATCCGCTACCAGGGCACGGCGTGGCGCTATACCCTCTCCGGTGAGGGCGGCAATGACCAGCTCTATAGCGGCGGTGACGGCATTGGCGTGCTGGATGGCGGCGCCGGCGCCGATCTGATGGTGGGCGGGCGCGGCGACGATTTCTATGTCGTCGACAATGTCGGCGACCGTGTCATCGAAGGCGATTATTTCAGCCTGCACGACACGGTCCAGACCAGCATCAGCTTCAACCTGCGCGGCCAGTTCATCGACGTCCTCCATCTGACCGGCAGCGACGATATCGACGGCATCGGCAACAGCATCGACAATTCCATCACCGGCAACGAAGGCAACAACCGCCTGGAGGGGCTTGGTGGCCAGGATGTCCTGGAGGGCCGCGCAGGGGATGATGTCCTGGAAGGTGGCGCGGGCAACGACCTGCTGGATGGCGGCGACGGCAATGACGTGCTGGATGGCGGCAGCGGTCAGAACCAGCTGCTTGGCGGCGAGGGTGAGGATACCCTGATCGGCCGTGAGGGCTCCGGCGTCCTGATGGGTGGCGCCGGCATCGACCGCTTCATGCTGTATGGCGGCAACTATCGGATCGATTTCACGCTCGGCGAGGATCACATCCTGCTCTCCGCCGCGGCCTTCGGGGGCGGGCTGCAGGAGGGCATGGATCTGGACGCGGCAGGCTTCTCCGTCGTCACGCCGGATGCGGCGCCGGATTCCGGCCCCTGCTTCATCGTCGCGCCCGACCCGATGTCGGGCAGTCGGACCTTGAGCTTCCGCTCGGCCGATGGCACCGAACGGCACATCGCAACCATGGGCCTGCCATGGACCGGCATCGACAGCCTGCCGCTTCTCGAGGATTTCATCATCATCGCCTGA
- the arsC gene encoding arsenate reductase (glutaredoxin) (This arsenate reductase requires both glutathione and glutaredoxin to convert arsenate to arsenite, after which the efflux transporter formed by ArsA and ArsB can extrude the arsenite from the cell, providing resistance.) — MSITIYHNPACGTSRNTLALIRNSGEAPEIVEYLKTPPSRAQLAELIRQMGVPVRVVLRQKGTPYAELGLDDPALSDSQLIDAMVTHPILINRPIVVTPLGVRLCRPSETVLDILPRPQRGAFAKEDGEAVVDAEGRPVAQRGAE, encoded by the coding sequence GTGAGCATCACCATCTACCACAACCCGGCCTGCGGGACCTCCCGCAACACCCTGGCGCTGATCCGCAACAGCGGCGAGGCGCCGGAGATCGTCGAGTATCTGAAGACCCCGCCCTCCCGCGCGCAGCTGGCCGAGCTGATCCGGCAGATGGGCGTGCCGGTGCGCGTGGTGCTGCGGCAGAAGGGCACGCCCTATGCCGAGCTCGGCCTCGACGACCCGGCGCTGAGCGATTCGCAGCTGATCGACGCCATGGTCACCCACCCGATCCTGATCAACCGGCCGATCGTGGTGACGCCGCTCGGCGTCCGGCTGTGCCGGCCCTCGGAGACGGTGCTGGACATCCTGCCCCGGCCGCAGCGCGGCGCCTTCGCCAAGGAGGATGGCGAGGCGGTGGTCGATGCCGAAGGGCGGCCGGTGGCGCAGCGCGGCGCCGAGTGA
- a CDS encoding DUF4347 domain-containing protein has translation MSQHALLRPAAPDPAPLSALWQAEGRESAAAPALLVLDPRAPGWTLRLAACGEEEAVLVLDPQRDGLLQLAELAAERAPLRGLRLCGGGEAGRLLLGQAELTEAGLEARGWVLAALGRSLDPRAVIRLEGAAAEGAGGARLMAALAHRTGRDVLEGEAPSRWSSPGAARPA, from the coding sequence ATGTCGCAACACGCCTTGCTCCGCCCCGCCGCGCCGGATCCGGCGCCGCTTTCCGCCCTCTGGCAGGCGGAAGGCCGGGAGAGCGCGGCGGCGCCCGCCCTGCTGGTGCTGGACCCGCGCGCCCCGGGCTGGACGCTGCGCCTGGCCGCCTGCGGCGAGGAGGAGGCGGTGCTGGTGCTCGACCCGCAGCGCGACGGGCTGCTGCAGCTGGCCGAGCTGGCGGCGGAACGCGCGCCGCTGCGCGGCCTGCGCCTCTGCGGCGGCGGCGAGGCCGGGCGGCTGCTGCTCGGCCAGGCCGAGCTGACCGAGGCCGGGCTGGAGGCGCGCGGCTGGGTGCTGGCGGCGCTTGGCCGCAGCCTGGACCCGCGCGCGGTGATCCGGCTGGAAGGCGCGGCGGCCGAGGGCGCCGGCGGCGCGCGGCTGATGGCGGCGCTGGCGCATCGCACCGGCCGCGACGTGCTGGAGGGCGAGGCCCCTTCGCGCTGGTCATCGCCCGGCGCCGCGCGGCCGGCCTAG
- a CDS encoding ABC transporter permease, which translates to MQDMAAAFSLALGLIGGGDREFWGIVALSLRVSGSAALAAFLLGVPLAALLAIARFRGRGGLLLLANALLGLPPVVVGLACYLLLSRSGPLGALGWLFQPQGMVLAQALLALPIVTALAHRVLAPLWEEVRDPLRIDGAGRLRCGYELARMGRSALATVFLAAFGRAIAEVGAILIVGGNIRGETRTMTTAIALETQKGDLPLALALGLVLLLLCLAVSALTLLLDRRG; encoded by the coding sequence ATGCAGGACATGGCGGCCGCCTTCTCGCTGGCGCTGGGGCTGATCGGCGGCGGCGACCGCGAATTCTGGGGCATCGTGGCGCTGTCGCTGCGGGTCTCGGGCAGCGCGGCGCTGGCCGCCTTCCTGCTCGGCGTGCCGCTGGCGGCGCTGCTGGCCATCGCCCGCTTCCGCGGCCGCGGCGGGCTGCTGCTGCTGGCCAATGCGCTGCTCGGCCTGCCGCCGGTGGTGGTGGGGCTGGCCTGCTACCTGCTGCTGTCGCGCAGCGGGCCGCTCGGCGCGCTGGGCTGGCTGTTCCAGCCGCAGGGCATGGTGCTGGCGCAGGCCCTGCTGGCGCTGCCCATCGTCACCGCGCTCGCCCATCGGGTGCTGGCGCCGCTCTGGGAGGAGGTGCGCGACCCCTTGCGCATCGACGGCGCCGGCCGGCTGCGCTGCGGCTATGAGCTGGCGCGGATGGGCCGGTCGGCGCTGGCCACCGTCTTCCTCGCCGCCTTCGGCCGCGCCATCGCCGAGGTCGGCGCCATCCTGATCGTCGGCGGCAATATCCGCGGCGAGACCCGCACCATGACCACCGCCATCGCGCTGGAGACGCAGAAGGGCGACCTGCCGCTGGCGCTGGCGCTCGGCCTGGTGCTGCTGCTGCTCTGCCTGGCGGTCAGCGCGCTGACGCTGCTGCTCGACCGGCGCGGCTGA
- a CDS encoding ABC transporter substrate-binding protein encodes MQRRLFLGAAAGALALPYVARAQSLPKITIGMSGWTGFAPLTLAEQAGLFRANGLDVETKFVPQRERNLALAAGALNCVVTTVDTMILWGSTMPLVQVLVLDKSKGGDGIAVRPSVTSWAGLRGKTVAVDGPGTTPYFTLAYMLRENGMSVKDVQTATLAPQPAAQAFVAGQFDACSTYEPYLSQVRAMGEDKGRILATTSQYPCVVDTLAFSPDFVAKNEAAVRLMVKSWYDALAMIEREPEKSFEIMGKRVNQSAEAFRASAAFIDWQDAAENRAYAADGLPQFMAKALEVQKEAGVLRQAPDLGKLLDTRFLAG; translated from the coding sequence ATGCAACGCCGCCTGTTCCTGGGGGCCGCCGCGGGCGCGCTCGCCCTTCCCTATGTCGCGCGGGCGCAGAGCCTGCCGAAGATCACCATCGGCATGTCCGGCTGGACCGGCTTCGCGCCGCTGACGCTCGCCGAGCAGGCCGGGCTGTTCCGCGCCAATGGGCTCGATGTCGAGACCAAATTCGTGCCGCAGCGCGAGCGCAACCTGGCGCTGGCCGCCGGCGCGCTGAACTGCGTCGTCACCACGGTCGACACCATGATCCTGTGGGGCAGCACCATGCCGCTGGTGCAGGTGCTGGTGCTGGACAAGTCGAAGGGCGGCGACGGCATCGCCGTGCGCCCCTCGGTCACCAGCTGGGCCGGGCTGCGCGGCAAGACCGTGGCGGTCGACGGCCCCGGCACCACCCCCTATTTCACCCTGGCCTATATGCTGCGGGAGAACGGGATGTCGGTGAAGGACGTGCAGACCGCGACCCTGGCGCCGCAGCCCGCCGCCCAGGCCTTCGTCGCCGGCCAGTTCGACGCCTGCTCGACCTATGAGCCCTATCTCTCCCAGGTGCGCGCCATGGGCGAGGACAAGGGCCGCATCCTGGCCACCACCAGCCAGTATCCCTGTGTCGTCGACACCCTGGCCTTCAGCCCGGATTTCGTCGCGAAGAACGAGGCGGCGGTGCGGCTGATGGTGAAGAGCTGGTACGACGCCCTGGCGATGATCGAGCGCGAGCCGGAGAAATCCTTCGAGATCATGGGCAAGCGCGTCAACCAGTCGGCCGAGGCCTTCCGCGCCAGCGCCGCCTTCATCGACTGGCAGGACGCCGCCGAGAACCGCGCCTATGCCGCCGATGGCCTGCCGCAATTCATGGCCAAGGCGCTGGAGGTGCAGAAGGAGGCCGGCGTGCTGCGCCAGGCGCCGGATCTGGGCAAGCTGCTCGACACCCGCTTCCTGGCCGGTTGA
- a CDS encoding ABC transporter permease, with translation MEPLKPIPAAARIVLGILFFVLFIGLWALVTATGFVQPLFLASPWQALASGWSLFTEYNFAGDIGMTVWRVLGGFVLASAIAVPLGLAMGAYKGIEAFFEPFISFARYLPASAFIPLLILWAGVGEAQKLSVIFLGSVFQIVIMVAVIAGATRIDLVEAAYTLGARQGGILKRVIIPAAAPQVMEALRLVLGWAWTYVIVAELIGAQSGIGHMIMDSQRLLDTGQMIFGIVIIGLIGLVTDFLFKALNRRLFRWASL, from the coding sequence TTGGAACCGCTGAAACCCATCCCCGCCGCGGCACGGATCGTCCTCGGCATCCTGTTCTTTGTCCTGTTCATCGGGCTGTGGGCGCTGGTCACGGCGACCGGCTTCGTGCAGCCGCTCTTCCTCGCCTCGCCCTGGCAGGCGCTGGCCTCCGGCTGGTCGCTGTTCACCGAGTACAATTTCGCCGGCGATATCGGCATGACGGTGTGGCGCGTGCTCGGCGGCTTCGTGCTGGCCAGCGCGATCGCCGTGCCGCTGGGCCTCGCCATGGGCGCCTACAAGGGCATCGAGGCCTTCTTCGAGCCCTTCATCTCCTTCGCCCGCTATTTGCCGGCCTCGGCCTTCATCCCGCTGCTGATCCTCTGGGCCGGCGTCGGCGAGGCGCAGAAACTGTCGGTCATCTTCCTCGGCAGCGTGTTCCAGATCGTCATCATGGTGGCCGTCATCGCCGGCGCCACGCGCATCGACCTGGTGGAGGCCGCCTACACGCTGGGCGCGCGCCAGGGCGGCATCCTGAAGCGCGTCATCATCCCGGCCGCGGCGCCGCAGGTGATGGAGGCGCTGCGCTTGGTGCTCGGCTGGGCCTGGACCTATGTGATCGTCGCCGAGCTGATCGGGGCGCAGAGCGGCATCGGCCACATGATCATGGACAGCCAGCGGCTGCTCGACACCGGGCAGATGATCTTCGGCATCGTCATCATCGGGCTGATCGGGCTGGTGACGGATTTCCTCTTCAAGGCGCTGAACCGGCGCCTGTTCCGCTGGGCGTCGCTGTGA